From the genome of Gorilla gorilla gorilla isolate KB3781 chromosome 4, NHGRI_mGorGor1-v2.1_pri, whole genome shotgun sequence:
CTTTCATAACCAGAGTATATTTTCAAAACTAGGAAATTGACATTAGTCCAAAACTATTAACTACAGAATTTACTCATTCAccaatttttacatgtttttattgTGTGTATAGTACTATGAAATTCCACTGCAAGTATTGATTTCCATAAATATCACCAAGATAAAGACACAGAAGTGTTTCATTCCCACAAAGAAACTCCCTCATactatcctttttttttattgtcaGACTCTGCCCCCATTCTCAATCCCTAGTGATCACTGGTCACTTCTCCAttgctataattttgtcatttcaagagtgTTATATAAATGAATCCATACCTTTTGAGATAGGCTTCTGGTACCCAGCATACTACCCTAGAAATTCATAGAAGTTGTTTTATGTAACAATCTGGCTGAGTAGTGTATCatttatggatataccacagtgtATATATTGGCCCATTGaaggatatttaggttgtttctatttCTTGGCTGTCCAAATAAAGTTGCCATGAATatttatgtacaggtttttgtgtggacacttattttcattgctgtatttCAGTCCTGTACCCGGGACTACAATTTCTGGCTCATGTTGTTAAGTATCACTTTTTCAGAGTGACTGTACTATTTTTCCACCAACAATGCATGAGAGATGCAGTTGCCCTCCTTTCTCACCAGTACTTGGTATTCTCAGCATCTTTAACTTTAGCCAGGTTATAGTGATAacttgttgtggttttaatttgcatttgcctgatggctaatgatttgatcatcttttcatgtgcttatttgccatctcttTTGTGAAGTGACGTATATTTGCCCATTTTGTAATGGGATTGTGTTTTCTCACTTTTTGTTTAGACAATTCTGTTTTAGATGTAAGTCCTTTATTGGAtaagtgttttgcaaatattttctcccaatctgtggtttgtcttGTCATCCTATTaacaggattttttatttttttattttttttattttttaagacagggtctcactgtgttgctcaagctgaattgcagtggcacaatcaaaggtcactgcagcctcaaactcttgggctcaagcgatcctctgaccctctcaagtacctgggactagaggtacacaccaccatgccaggcgaatttaaattttttttgtagagatagtgtagcaggatgagccgcagacaaaacctctcagacaccgagttgtagaaggaagggctttattcagctgggagcatcggcaagctactgccttaaaatctgAGCTCCTCGAGTGCACAATTTCTgttccttttaagggctcacaacactaaagatttcacatgaaagggtcgtgattgattgagcaaTCTAGGGGATACGTGACCGGGGTTTCATGCACTGGTAgtcagagtgaaacagaacagggagtttcacaatgttctttTATACAATGCCTGGAATCTATGGACAACATTGGGTTCAAagtcatgagttgatttttaactactaggtttaggccaggcaggcccagggctGATTTTAGGCCTGGTGCTgggctgcctgtctttgatttcacttccttgtttttttttgttataacaaatactgagtataaaacaatataaaacagtatgagagggtctctctcttccctcatttCCCCCCTTTGAGACTCTCACTTTTtattagtgggagttctcactctTATTTTTGCTACTTATGTCTTTTCGTGCAATAGATTGATAGTGATTTTTATAGTACacttgtgctgaagcattttggtgaactaaggtagtgatgaagctttttatcatttgaagaatTACAGGTAGCAAACAAAGGAGCAGTAAGTAGGTTTCTATTACTATTGTAACTCCTATTGTAAGAGTTTTAAATCCTCTTAGTGCTGGGAACTACCTTCTAAACATGGCTTTAGGGTTGAATCTGTGCTACACTTGTATGGACATATGTGCCAGTTTTGTCATATTTCTAACTATGCCTTTAACTACTTGCCTTTGATTATCTATGTGTAGACAGTaattagtaaggttaaatttCTTATAGACCATTATttcagctgctagcaagtagtTAAGAGCTAATTTATtttgatagatagcatttctTATCTGAGTTTTTTGCTGGGCCAGAATAGTCAAGTCTTGACCAGTTTTATTagtgatgatttttaaaacagcttGCAACCGTATGATTTGGTTGAGCATGTAAATGGGGGTCCAGTATCCCCATGAGCTGTCTTGTGTCTAAGTGGCAGGCCTATagtattgtataattttttttagggGGCCATTTATCATCTTTTTAATTACCTATGGCTATGCTTCATTTTCCATGGGAAGCACAGACAGGGAAGCCTAGGAGTTCTCCTGTTTTTATGGGCAGTaggaagaaagatggtttaatGGTGCCAATTACACAGCTACCTGTCCACTGATTAGGCAGCTTAGCATGGGCTCTATGTCTGCATATCCAGTATAACCTGGTGGGGGCAGTCCAGTCCCAGTGGAATTCTGGGTAGGCCTAGACAGTCTGCAACCTTGGAAATTTACTGAACGGATCTCTTTCTGTGTGGTTTGAACTCCACCGTGTAACTGTTTTTGTGGTACTATTATACGGTTTTTGTCCTAGGCAACTAAGTCATCCTACAGAATGagtgaattttttcctttttctagctATGCAATATTGTCCAATAATTGAGACTTTTAGAACCTAGAAATGATCAGGGTGATTCTTTTGGGCTGGGAAttcatcaggaactgggtctgtaGGCACTAATTCTTGGGCTTTTTATGGCCATTGATCTcttattacagttttttttttttttttttttttttttgagacggagtctcgctctgtcgcccaggctggagtgcagtggtgcgatctcggctcactgcaagctccgcctcccgggttcacgccattctcctgcctcagcctcccgcgtagctgggactacaggcgcccgccaccacgcccggctaattttttgtattttttagtagagacggggtttcactgtgttagccaggatgttctcgatctcctgacctcgtgatccgcctgcctcggcctcccaaagtgctgggattacaggcgtgagccaccgtgcccggccttattacagtttttctacaaaaataacatGAAGTGACATCTAGAGACTGGGCTACCTGCTcggctaattgcaaaaacaaatttttagtttttcctggAATCTCAGGTACTGGCACATTGAGTTCATCATAGAAAGTCTGAAATACTGGTTCTGAAGAGCGTTCTTGAATCTCTCCTTTTATTAGGATGCTTACACTAGGATCTAGTCCTTTTCCATCAATGTCTAATGttacatattttcctttattccacTTTGGGTCTGAGGGGTTTGTAATTATCAATTCTAAAAGGTTGCAGCTCCCACTCATGCAGGAGGGGCTGACTTTTCCTTTTTGGAGCCAAACAGGATCTTTCTTATCTTCTTTCTAAGTAGCCTAAATGACACAAGACCAGTATTGACATATCTTACATAAATATGATTCTTGACAGATGTACTTATTTTCTGCTGTGTAACTTTTTTCCTAATCTAGAGAACTGCATCCTATCCTATGCTGTTTATTATTAATAGCAGCACAGGCATCAAATTTTAAGGTTACATTTTTGGGgacctttctttcttctgttctagCTATTATTTTACTTGTGTCCCTTAGAGAACGACCAGTTCTTAGTCTTACTTCAAAGACCGTGATCATGGGAAGTTCAAAGGGGTCATAGCACACATTGGGCTGGTCACTTCCTGGATTACATACTTTGTACTGGGTGTTATTATACAAataggttccttttggagttccTAGGCATtcataataactataaaataataggACTGTAGCAATCTTTTGTCCTACCTCAGTGACTTGATGTATATACTGGGAACAGCCTTCAGTCTGAGAaaggtcagttgaagtccttactgtacaactctaaattttaaggaaaatgagtcccgTGATGCATTTCCTCATGCTTCGGCCGTGTGTGGACCAGTCAGCTTccgggtgtgactggagcagggcttgtcgtcttcttcagagtcactttgcaggggttgGCGAAGCTGCTTCCATCCACGTACAGCTCCCAGTCTACTGATGTTTAAGGGTGGTCTTGGAGGTTGGGCCTACTAGAATAAACTAAGTCCAACACCTCTACACAGTTTATGTTTAACTGGGCTCTCTGATACCAGGAGTAAGATGGCAGGGTTAGGGTGTTGCAAACTTCAATGGTTATGTggggattttcacagagcaagCTTTGGTATCTAGTTAGTCTAGCATTCATTAGCTAATGGTGTCCTTTGTTATTTATTAAAATCACCACAGCATGGGGGGACTTTAGGTTTTGTCTAAGAGTTagcttatctgcttcttgtgctaacagggCCGTTGCTAACAGGGCCGTTGCTACCAGGGCCCTTGGACATGGGGGCCAGCCTTTGGAAACCCTgtctagttgttttgagagataggccactggctttggccagggccccacagtctgggttaaaactccaattgccatttgttttttctttctgacacATAGAGTATAAAGAGTTTTGTCAGGTCAGGTAGCCTCAGGGCTGGGACcgacatgagtttttctttttaactcatgaaaagctcgttgctgttggttgtaatagatgtagtttatctaatctacatttttattgacTGTCATCTACTAAAATATTGACTTGAATCCTctatttgatttcaagctttaaattgatctggtattccTTGCGGGGCTCTAATTGCATCTAAATAGATGTGAGAGTTGAAAGACCTATAAGGGGCTTCTCTCGCTTTATGatgtcttattttttgtttttcctctggttgatgaaatgccagggtgaaagggatagccaaatGGACTAAAGCACAAGTGCCACTCTAGTTATTAGGCAGAGTGCCTagtaaaggtccaccacaatacTACCATACATCCGCTAGGGGACGAACAAGGGCTGACTGActgataagctcttgaaaattcttaagctcactgcatcccttcaggtctcTAAGGAATGCTAAGTCTCTTCCTTGCCGTAACAGACATgaagtgaacttagtgttgggagacGGAAGCTGGATGGCCCTCAGGGGCTGACCCGCAGGGACTtcgggatatagcagagagagcttggcatgacTTTTTACTCCAGGCtatagaatcctggaaaagagctaccatgcagccTATGCCTGGTCGACTAgaggaccaccttagtggaaGGGGGACAATcagggcctctggcctgccatgtgcacaagcataacaattgcttttgtttaacgtgcagatggaatatttgatcTATTtcaaccaggcatttgcatcttggtatgctgtcttaattgccaaagtttgttttaagtctttagcTTCTATGATCCTTTAGTAAAATGAATGTTTCCTgtagcacctatttttattagtttttagaccaaagaaagctaaacaccattttatatttaataatgcttcttgtatgatttttataccacataagttaaattttacctttatattagtgttattaatgttaaacttaattttaataaaaccttgtagacatatttatccaattttttATGTTTGACCATGTAagattttatagactctttttaactttttataatttttgttaaagagcaggttgatcctttaagaaaaacctgttgcatttttaatgtccagttcacagaaaaactggatgacacctttttaactttagctaatatgtttacacacagaattttctttacaattaacgttttaaaacttgcttaaacttttaaaacaataatttttttaattttttaatgtaggtaaaaatccacattttaatgcccttttataatctttttaccaaaggtatattttacttttcttatacaccttgcacataaactgtttttttaaaatagtactcAGGAGGccttattacttttaaattatacaacattttttgcataaatattttttataactcTTTTTCTTTCACGACTTTTGCAGACAATTTTTCAACATGTCTTAACTTTCTGActtactacatttttttttaaacaaccagttaatttatttcaggacaagaatttaccatataacactctttttacataaattctgCCTCTCCccgtttttttcctttttttttttttttgaagataaccattccttttttttttttaagcgaaCTTTATGTCTTTGGACTAGACTgtctaaggccacaagattagaagttaccataatacatgttacactgttaactttcaGCAAACttcacttttgttgaaaaccttgtcagtttgggatttcaattatcctttgctattaataagacttTGTTTAGTctaaattaacttagaattggtatggatggtctctttttctctctgctggtctttccttgcctctgccagctgcttatgctgctgttctcttaACTTCTGTGGTGGGGAAGGGGGTCTAAAACCAGCTGTAACTGTCTATATACGGAAACTGGTCTGGGTGCCTTGGCTTACCAGCTACCTTGTGTCATACCTTTAAAACAAGAgacctgtccaggcttccttctgatggccaacctacttctaatgctggccagtctatttcacacaaagttctaagttttccTGGTGTCATAGTAACACTGTAATCTCCCTTAAatcctttcttgaaatttttcaagATAGTTCCTAGTGGGGTGGGCTTACTTTGCACCTGacctatgtttgtttgttttttttcctgagacaaaaTACCacgctcacaccacacacactcacaagaCAAAGAACGGGTAAAgagggcacacacacactgttACCGTTTATACCAAACCAAAATCACGAAATTCAAAATCCGAGTACCAAAAAATTCAAGccaagtcaaaaccaaaaccaaagtatccAGCAATTCAAGTGAAGTCAAAACCAGAACAAAAGTGCCAATGCAGGCACaccgtgggtgatcaggccacgcttccactcaGATGGAGTGgggcaagttccaaagactaGTTTTACCAAGTCAAGCCAAGTCAAAACGAGAACAAAAGTGCCAATACAGGCACAccatgggtgatcaggccacgcttccactcaGATGGAGTGGGGCAAGTTCCCAAAATctagtcttaccaagtttcagatgTCTGGACTCCAAGTGCCAGTTCCTTCCCGGTGTTCAGCCACTGTGTTAATCCTCCGCAGGGGCCTGCTATGTGCTGCTCTGGCGAGGCGTTCCACCGGGGCAATTGCCTACCCAGGAGCGCTCTTTGGATGGCATCACTGAGGCTGGCCGGAGTCCCTCACAGGGACGCTCCACAGGGCAGGCCTAAGTTGCCTAAGGGGCCGTCTCGGCCGTCCGTCAGTCACCTCGTTTccggtcagggaaccaagaaatgtagcaggacgagccgcagacaaaacctctcagacacgagttgtagaaggaagggctttattcagctgggagcatcggcaagctactgccttaaaatctgAGCTCCTCaagtgcacaatttctgtcccttttaagggctcacaacactaaagatttcacatgaaagggtcgtgattgattgagcaaTCTAGGGGATATGTGACAGGGGTTTCATGCACAGGTACAGAACACAACAGGGAGTTTCACAATTTTTTTATACAATGCCTGGAATCTACGGATAACATCAGGTTCTAAGTCataagttgatttttaactactaggtttaggccaggcaggcccagggctGGTTTCAGGCCTGGTGCCgggctgcctgtctttgatttcacttccttgtttttttcttaaaacaggtactgagtataaaacaatataaaacaatatgagaaggtctctctcttccctcaagaGTGTATGACTTTGctgcccaggatgatcttgaactcctggcctcaagctattaatatcttcccaactcagcctcccaaagtgctgggattacaggcatgaaccacagcgcCCAGCTTAACAGGatttttcagacaaaaaaagttttttaattttaatgaaatccaccaatttatctattttttcttttatggcatGTGCTTTTGGTGTAATGTCTAAAAACTATACCTACGCCTAGGTTGTAAAGATAGTCTGTTTTAAGTTTTATAGCTTTCcattttacatttagatatatgatccattttgagttagttttgtaTTACATGTAAGGTTGGGGTTCCTTTGTTTTGGTCTTTGACAAATGGAAGtccacatcatttattgaaactctTCTTCCTCCATTGGTTTTGTTTAAGATAAATCCGTTGGCCATACTTCTGAATGTCTATTTATGGattccctattttattttattgatctgtATTTTTGTCTCTCCTCCATGGATACATGAAGGAAAGGGCCTCGGACACAAGGCGGTGGGGAAAGGGGCTGGGGGGCCACACAGAGAAAGGAGAAGGCACTAAGATCAGGCTCAGCAGCTTCTGCATGTGAGGCGCCGGAGATTATTTATGGGTCAATCTGGCAGCCCCTGGGCCTCAGGTAGGACTGCTTAGCAGTGAAAAGGGCGTCCTGGGTGCAGCCAAGAGGGTACAGCTGCAAGCCATTGTTGAAGGTGTCTTGACGTATCAGAGAAGGCAGGGAAACAGGCCACATCCCCGGGCGCCCGTGCTGTCCCACTCCCTTCCTGGTGCGCCCCGCCTCGCGGTCACAAGGACCCCACCGCCCGGGGAGAGCTGCCCACTCCGCGCCTGACGCCCGGGGCCTGGAATCGCGCTGCAACCGCGGCCTCTTTCCCTGGTTCTGGCCAGGTGAGCGAGGCCTAGCAATCTTTCCCGCATCACAAAGGGTTGGGTCAGTTAAGGCTCATCCGAAAGCATCTGTTGAGCCCCCGGGAACAGCTTAGCCAAATACTGACTGCAGCTACACGTTAGGAAACACTGGTATAAACCAACAGGCAGCCTTTCCACCCTTGCGGAGGGAGAGACTAGCATCATCACCAAGAGATAAACCCAAGTGTGCTGGAAAACACAGGAGCTCTTTAGTAAGAGCAGGCGACATGCAAGGAACCATAGTAACAGGAACAGAGGTCCTGAGGCTGCATATGGAACTCAAGTTTGAGGATGACCAACTGAGACCAGTGTTGCTGGAGCACAAAGTGCCAAGGAGAGAAATGGCAGGCTAAGGCTGGAATATACAGGTATGAAGCGCAACCTGGGTTCTTCTGTGCCATGTGAAAGGTTCTGCTCTTGATCCTACGGAAAGTGGGCAACCAAAGCAATTGTTTTCCAAAGATCCTAAACAATGTAAAGCTAGGCTTTGATCAAAGGGCTAATTAACCCATACTTACTATTTGTTAACAGGAGTTTCTTACATCAGATTTAAAGCAGAAGGCTCACAGCTTCATTTCAACCATGCCACTGTATCCATGAAAACTCTGAAACAAGTATTCGTGGACAGCGAAATCCACATGTACTCAATACCTAGCTTAAATTATCAAAACACAACCAATCTTGTCTCTACACTAAACCACTTCATTTGCCGACTGGTCTTTGAAgacatgaaggtctctgacaacCTCATGAGAAGCTACTGAAAACATCAGTCTTGTGGTATACCTTATCTCCCTTGCCTGGCATATACTTCCATCAACTAAATGATCCAATGCCTGTATTCTCCTAAACACACTAATGTAGACACATTACAACACAGATCCTGACACCTTTAAATAATAAACAGAGTGGGGAGCAATTTTGAGTTTACTATTTATCATCTTGGGCCCCTGTTAAGATGGATACAAGAATGTGCATTTCCAAGGGTACCTAAGATAATCTATGTGCAATGAAATTTGGTAACTGAAGTGTTGCACCTGATATGGAAAATaccaagaataaaaaagaaagtatctcACTAGAATTTCAGTGAGTTTTTGAAGTTCCCTTAAAGTAATACTACAATACTGCACATTTATTCCAGATCTATCTCATTTTCTTATTCCACAGGATGAGGGAAACTGTGCCAGGTTACAAATGTTATTAACTCTAGAGAATCCTGAAACAACCCTGTCTTATCGTCTCCTAAAATTGATACAGGTCCTGCGTTTGCTGGTTtaggataaaaaaaaataaggggcGGTGGTGGTGGTAAAGAGCATGATCTTCGTGGTGAGAACAGGGGACAATAAGATACAAACATTTCTTGGCATATGAAAATTTATTACTACAGTGTTTTCACCATTAATATTTATGATCTTGGTCTTTCCTTCTTGCCTTTGTATAGGGCCAAAAGAGAAACATTCGCTACTTTGACAACCTTAAAGCGGACTCCAGGAATATCACCAACAGCATGACCTTTGCGACCAAATCCAGCAACCAGAACTTCATCATTTTCCTGGAATAAAATAAGAAGTTTATTTCTGGTGTCGGTGGCGATCACAAAAATACTTTCATGTGAGGAAACTCCCTTGCATCAGATAAAAATGTGAGGGAGACCACCCCAAGAACAGAAGGTACGATAGAGTTGAAATACTCACCTCAATAAAGTTCAAGCAACCGTCATTGGGTACAAAGGCTGTGATTTTCTTGCCATTCTTGATCAGCTGGACCCTTACACACTTCCTAATGGCAGAATTTGGCTGTTTGGCTTCAACTCCTCTGAAATACAAAAGGCATAGCACTGTGAGCTGGCTTTCTGAAAAAGATTATCTTTTCACATTAACTAGAGAACTAATGAGAAACTGTTTCTATCTTTTCAATCTAACCTCAAATGGCTGAGCTGAAGTCCTGTGATGTCAACCTAGTTTTCTGCCAGTCTTAATTTCATTAGCACAATGGGGGAAATTTC
Proteins encoded in this window:
- the RPS23 gene encoding small ribosomal subunit protein uS12, whose protein sequence is MGKCRGLRTARKLRSHRRDQKWHDKQYKKAHLGTALKANPFGGASHAKGIVLEKVGVEAKQPNSAIRKCVRVQLIKNGKKITAFVPNDGCLNFIEENDEVLVAGFGRKGHAVGDIPGVRFKVVKVANVSLLALYKGKKERPRS